One genomic region from Epinephelus fuscoguttatus linkage group LG6, E.fuscoguttatus.final_Chr_v1 encodes:
- the gas2l1 gene encoding GAS2-like protein 2B, whose product MADQSNIQSAASKSIRPFKSSEEYLYAMKEDLAEWLNTLYDLDITADTFMDGLETGCALCRHANNVNRAAQDFQLEYPEAAQSMKVPSKDVVFQSRNVIPGSFLARDNVSNFISWCRQELWIKDVLMFETNDLVERCNEKNFVLCLLEVARRGAKFGMLAPMLIQLEEEIEEEIRDQESLRIDALEPAEQSPPSRCFSRKESSHSVEDEDEPDPEPFVWPQKRVLCDMRNLDELVREILGRCSCPAQFPMIKVSEGKYKVGDSSALIFIRVLRTHVMVRVGGGWDTLEHYLDKHDPCRCAAFAHRYHQAKASGQGQGGHSKSSSAHSSRSTSPGPHWRNDGIAPYKPPDRRSLEPPSAPCASSTSTRSGRSQNPSAPTELDSGAARTLLPRPPRDRSEPRHFNPLRNKETMMPVARRLSGDSDSSTASSKGGGGGGGGGGGRYSLGGASRRSGDEVVLLVNRKEGKHVIERPGAGNQTPSLRPSLPRARSQSRERSGLAPVLKPNPPQGSADGSRTSRTERGRSLGNEGPRRIHAPRSHSQSKITSRTRSSDASPGPASCYRDPQPPPADRREDLRAKQLPPSSPRIGGGFSKRQSSSCSNSPVKGVQNNNSSPSKKIITTPRPPAPRSPSVGKGRLLPPVSSGGRRSPHSSPRNSHHHAARSPRTSQGPRSAGRGHHRNWSGLERQEPEEEGLGLGFQMLPTLDPQREQDLYRSFEAEFLANTQQAKGVSCRAPGGATMQGAGTHSVPAPMDPNVTDSAYSSSNSSTSSLNVGAKIGTLPDLRESKRTNPRHFPLDDPLNLLYGHNFGGPHNFGPGEPEHWGERGGALKKLPAISSSIEEREPPSSLPGLGDTDRLMNQVPSQPAFHCRNMNGDPGGCPPTGGLTGQQGQLGWGTGPEGDVPLENHQPNLPYDLENGDGSDDLPPPEACPSPVPLPPSEDCSFQDSSSENSSMCFSLSESRSESPPPSSPLTNGDTDGEGLQTKKGQKKADRVAPISKHKLRGRMRPRTDNRPENSPSRIPTPVSYRDLQSHDTFSPSHTPPLSPQSSRSTGRPATCKGLHQAFADMIHPQPRSPAMGNKDCSYPGQSGSLDTEAWM is encoded by the exons ATGGCTGATCAGAGCAACATCCAGTCCGCCGCCTCTAAGAGTATCCGGCCTTTTAAATCCAGCGAGGAGTACCTGTACGCCATGAAGGAGGATCTGGCTGAATGGCTCAACACCCTGTATGATCTGGATATCACTGCGGACACCTTTATGGATGGGCTGGAGACGGGCTGTGCCCTCTGTCGGCACGCCAACAACGTCAACCGCGCCGCGCAGGACTTCCAACTGGAGTACCCGGAGGCTGCACAGTCCATGAAGGTGCCATCTAAAGATGTTGTCTTTCAGTCACGCAACGTTATCCCAGGCTCTTTCTTAGCGCGGGATAACGTGTCCAATTTCATCAGCTGGTGCAGGCAGGAGCTCTGGATCAAGGACGTCCTCATGTTTGAGACCAACGACCTGGTGGAGAGATGCAACGAGAAGAATTTTGTCCTGTGCCTCCTGGAGGTGGCGCGGCGCGGGGCCAAGTTTGGCATGTTGGCCCCCATGTTGATCCAGCTGGAGGAAGAGATCGAGGAGGAGATCCGGGACCAGGAGAGCCTGCGGATCGATGCATTGGAGCCAGCTGAGCAGAGCCCGCCCAGCAGGTGCTTCAGTCGGAAGGAGAGCAGTCACAGTGTGGAGGATGAAGATGAGCCTGATCCAGAGCCCTTCGTTTGGCCGCAGAAGAGAGTTTTGTGTGACATGCGAAATTTGGATGAGTTG GTGCGTGAGATTCTGGGCCGCTGTTCCTGTCCGGCTCAGTTTCCTATGATCAAGGTGTCGGAGGGGAAGTACAAAGTTGGAGACTCCAGTGCATTGATCTTCATAAGG GTCCTGCGTACTCATGTGATGGTGCGTGTTGGAGGGGGCTGGGACACTTTAGAGCACTATTTGGACAAGCATGACCCGTGTCGCTGTGCTGCTTTCG CCCACCGATACCACCAGGCTAAAGCCAGTGGCCAAGGCCAGGGCGGCCACAGCAAGTCCTCAAGCGCCCATTCCTCCCGCTCTACCAGCCCAGGTCCACACTGGCGAAATGACGGCATTGCACCTTATAAACCTCCTGACAGGCGCTCCCTGGAGCCCCCCTCTGCTCCATGTGCCTCTTCCACCTCCACGAGGTCTGGCCGCTCCCAGAACCCTTCCGCCCCCACCGAGCTGGACTCCGGTGCAGCACGCACTCTACTCCCACGGCCGCCACGAGACCGCTCAGAACCCCGCCACTTTAATCCTCTCAG GAATAAGGAGACAATGATGCCAGTGGCAAGACGTTTGTCTGGAGACAGTGACTCCTCCACAGCCTCCTCtaagggaggagggggagggggagggggaggtgggggACGGTACTCTCTAGGAGGTGCCTCACGTCGCTCTGGTGATGAGGTAGTCCTGCTAGTCAATCGCAAGGAGGGAAAGCATGTGATTGAGAGGCCTGGAGCTGGAAATCAGACCCCATCCCTGCGTCCCTCACTGCCCCGTGCGCGCAGCCAATCTCGGGAACGTTCTGGTCTCGCCCCAGTACTCAAGCCGAACCCACCACAAGGATCCGCTGATGGATCACGAACATCCCGCACAGAGAGGGGCCGCTCCCTCGGAAACGAGGGCCCAAGGAGGATCCATGCTCCACGTTCCCACAGCCAGAGTAAGATAACTAGTCGTACTCGGTCCAGTGATGCCAGCCCGGGACCTGCTTCCTGCTACAGAGACCCTCAGCCCCCACCTGCGGACAGACGAGAGGACCTCCGGGCCAAACAATTGCCCCCATCCTCACCTAGAATAGGTGGTGGGTTTAGCAAGAGGCAGTCGTCCTCGTGCTCTAACTCACCTGTTAAAGGGGTacagaacaacaacagcagccccAGCAAGAAGATTATCACGACTCCCAGACCTCCTGCTCCTCGCTCACCCTCTGTAGGAAAAGGCAGACTCCTGCCACCAGTCTCCTCAGGAGGTCGACGCTCACCTCACTCATCTCCCCGCAACTCTCACCATCATGCTGCCCGCTCCCCTCGGACCTCACAGGGCCCTCGCTCTGCTGGGCGAGGCCACCATAGGAACTGGTCTGGCCTGGAGCGCCAGGAGCCCGAGGAGGAAGGACTGGGCCTTGGCTTCCAGATGCTGCCAACGCTGGACCCCCAGAGGGAGCAGGACCTGTATCGCAGCTTTGAGGCTGAGTTTCTGGCCAATACCCAGCAGGCTAAAGGAGTGTCTTGTAGAGCCCCAGGAGGAGCTACCATGCAGGGAGCTGGGACACATTCAGTGCCAGCACCCATGGATCCTAATGTCACTGACTCTGCCTATTCCTCTTCtaactcctccacctcctccctgaACGTGGGGGCAAAGATAGGAACTCTGCCTGACCTCAGGGAATCCAAGAGAACTAATCCCCGTCACTTCCCGCTGGATGACCCCTTGAATTTACTTTATGGACACAATTTTGGAGGACCACACAACTTTGGTCCAGGAGAGCCTGAGCACTGGGGGGAGCGTGGAGGGGCTCTCAAGAAGCTCCCAGCCATCTCTAGTTCTATCGAGGAGAGGGAACCTCCATCTTCCCTGCCTGGTCttggagacacagacagattgaTGAATCAGGTCCCCTCGCAACCTGCTTTTCACTGTAGGAATATGAATGGAGACCCTGGAGGTTGTCCTCCCACAGGGGGGCTGACAGGTCAGCAGGGTCAGCTTGGCTGGGGCACAGGTCCTGAGGGAGATGTTCCTCTGGAGAATCACCAGCCAAACTTACCATATGACCTAGAAAATGGTGACGGCAGTGATGACCTCCCGCCCCCAGAGGCATGTCCGTCACCTGTGCCCCTCCCCCCCTCGGAGGACTGCTCCTTCCAGGATTCCTCTAGTGAAAACTCTTCCATGTGCTTCAGCCTGAGTGAATCTCGCTCTGAATCCCCCCCACCATCCTCACCCCTGACCAACGGGGACACTGATGGAGAAGGGCTGCAGACTAAGAAAGGGCAAAAGAAGGCAGACAGGGTAGCGCCTATCTCCAAGCACAAACTGAGAGGCAGGATGAGGCCTCGCACTGACaacaggccagaaaacagccCCTCACGTATCCCCACCCCGGTCAGCTACAGAGATCTGCAATCACATGACACGTTCTCCCCAAGCCACACCCCACCGCTGTCCCCGCAGAGCTCACGCTCTACTGGTCGTCCAGCCACATGCAAGGGCCTGCACCAGGCCTTTGCGGATATGATCCATCCTCAACCACGTTCCCCAGCCATGGGCAACAAAGACTGCTCCTACCCTGGACAGTCAGGGAGCCTGGACACTGAAGCTTGGATGTAG